Proteins from a single region of Nitrosarchaeum sp.:
- a CDS encoding serine protein kinase RIO, translated as MSDDLMSDDLLYDDLSRKLESKVDHKLTSKSKRGGLDDGFKKGKVINEVLDKPTVMTLYKMITDHIIAYVNGPVSAGKESVLFWAVDEKNNDVALKIYLISASNFKKREQYITGDPRFSKIKRGTKNLIYLWAKKEYRNLTQAYKCGIPVPRPLYLSNNVLALDFIGEHGSPAKILLESEVDENDYTQSISIITRLYQKAQLVHGDYSEYNIFKTPKGLVLFDLGSAVDLRHPNAQEFLKRDINNITRFFSKRGISVEDPIKIFEDIIG; from the coding sequence TTCTAAATCAAAAAGAGGAGGATTAGATGATGGATTCAAAAAAGGTAAAGTGATCAACGAAGTCTTAGACAAACCAACCGTTATGACATTATACAAGATGATAACAGATCATATTATTGCATATGTTAATGGTCCTGTAAGTGCAGGAAAAGAATCAGTTCTATTTTGGGCTGTAGATGAAAAAAATAACGATGTCGCATTAAAAATTTATTTGATCAGTGCTTCAAATTTTAAGAAACGTGAACAGTACATTACAGGTGATCCAAGATTTTCGAAAATAAAAAGAGGAACAAAAAATCTGATTTATTTATGGGCAAAAAAGGAGTATCGAAATTTAACACAGGCTTACAAATGTGGAATTCCTGTCCCTAGACCTCTTTATTTATCAAATAATGTTCTTGCCTTGGATTTTATTGGTGAGCACGGTTCACCTGCAAAAATTCTCCTTGAATCAGAAGTTGATGAAAATGATTATACCCAATCAATTTCCATAATTACCAGACTTTATCAAAAGGCACAATTAGTTCATGGCGATTATTCAGAGTATAATATTTTTAAAACTCCTAAAGGATTGGTTCTTTTTGATCTAGGGTCTGCAGTTGATCTTAGGCACCCTAATGCTCAAGAATTTCTTAAAAGAGACATTAATAATATAACAAGATTCTTTTCAAAAAGAGGAATTTCTGTTGAAGATCCAATTAAAATATTTGAGGATATTATAGGATGA
- a CDS encoding KH domain-containing protein, whose translation MSFEKILRIPNERIAVLIGKSGSVKSKIEQLCYVTLDIDGESGEVFIKSNGDVESIQPFKAMEIVTAIGRGFSPDNAMSLLKGENALHVIDLREFAGKSNANIERIKGRIIGEGGKARKNMENLTGTHISVYGKTVSIIGDTSKLRLVVDAISSISNGSIHGAVYNKLEAANRKSKQEKMQLWENQDVFY comes from the coding sequence ATGAGTTTTGAAAAAATACTTAGAATTCCAAATGAACGCATAGCTGTATTAATTGGCAAATCCGGTTCAGTAAAATCAAAGATCGAACAGCTGTGTTATGTTACTTTGGATATTGATGGTGAATCTGGCGAAGTTTTTATCAAATCTAACGGTGATGTTGAAAGTATTCAACCTTTCAAAGCTATGGAAATAGTAACTGCAATAGGTAGAGGTTTTTCTCCTGATAATGCAATGAGTTTACTAAAGGGTGAAAATGCATTACACGTGATAGATTTGAGGGAGTTTGCAGGAAAATCAAATGCAAATATTGAAAGGATAAAAGGGAGAATTATAGGAGAAGGCGGTAAGGCAAGAAAAAACATGGAAAATTTAACTGGGACTCATATTTCTGTATATGGAAAAACTGTTTCGATAATTGGAGATACTAGTAAACTGAGACTAGTTGTAGATGCGATATCCTCAATATCCAATGGTAGCATACATGGTGCCGTTTACAACAAATTAGAAGCAGCAAATAGAAAAAGTAAACAAGAAAAAATGCAATTGTGGGAAAATCAAGATGTCTTCTATTAA
- a CDS encoding DNA topoisomerase VI subunit B, with translation MSSIKEKFNQISPSEFFYRNRDLAGFSNPTRSLYTAVREFVENSLDACDQKGIFPDVHLSIKAVDPDAPDPKPYILTVKDNGPGIESKHVPLAFGTVLYGSKFGLKQARGMFGLGATMAILYGQITTNKPVYVKSSTDGKIQDEFELLLDIQKNKPVILKHNTKEVTKRGLSVSICLEGDYAKAGSKIKDYVYETSLITPYATITFDDPKGEKFHYSKIVNEMPPAPTIIRPHAHGIDVETIRRMMVESQFEIPNIDDIMIEKVRKDLGLAKKNLTFSGIMDKAAKRWKTLSRPVRVVISLMSFLEMDFDKLNKVRIDDIDVPNKKLYYWDFGDSQAKTIDLDSDNPYYKQLTGTVQGETLTAFLTKRFQRIGPSTAVKFAEFAGFKPEKRMGSLTNEELVKLSDSLQKFEDFLSPDPSCLAPLGEEPLEKGMKKFFKPDFCAVIQRPASAYSGFPFVVEMGIAYGGEIRPGGPHVYRYANRIPLLYDEGSDVVLKVVNDTDWSRYKVKGDPPFVIVSHICSTRIPYKTVGKENVADRQEIERELRLGLQFLSRKLAAYMSKRGQAEMAKKRANLYAKYLPLISQFCTELSGKTKEPNYKKLLEEEITVDDQ, from the coding sequence ATGTCTTCTATTAAAGAAAAATTTAATCAGATCTCACCAAGTGAGTTTTTTTATAGAAATAGGGATTTAGCCGGGTTCAGCAATCCGACTAGATCACTTTATACCGCTGTAAGGGAGTTTGTAGAAAATTCTTTAGATGCTTGTGATCAAAAAGGAATCTTTCCTGATGTCCATCTTTCAATAAAAGCAGTTGATCCAGATGCACCCGATCCTAAACCATACATTCTAACTGTCAAAGATAATGGTCCTGGAATAGAATCTAAACATGTTCCATTAGCTTTTGGAACTGTACTTTATGGCTCTAAATTTGGATTAAAACAGGCACGAGGAATGTTTGGTTTGGGAGCTACTATGGCAATTCTATATGGACAAATTACCACAAACAAACCAGTTTATGTTAAAAGTTCAACTGATGGAAAAATTCAAGACGAGTTTGAATTGTTATTAGATATTCAAAAAAATAAACCTGTGATTTTAAAACATAATACCAAAGAAGTTACAAAAAGAGGTCTTTCTGTTAGTATTTGTCTTGAAGGTGATTATGCAAAAGCAGGTTCAAAAATTAAAGATTATGTTTATGAAACTTCTTTGATTACCCCATATGCCACAATAACTTTTGATGATCCTAAAGGCGAAAAATTCCATTATTCTAAAATTGTAAATGAGATGCCACCTGCACCTACAATCATTAGACCTCATGCACATGGTATTGATGTTGAAACAATTAGACGTATGATGGTTGAATCTCAATTTGAAATTCCAAACATTGATGATATAATGATTGAAAAAGTTAGAAAAGATTTAGGACTGGCAAAAAAAAATCTCACCTTTTCTGGAATTATGGATAAAGCAGCAAAACGTTGGAAAACTCTTTCTAGACCTGTAAGAGTTGTTATCTCTTTGATGTCTTTTCTTGAAATGGATTTTGATAAACTCAATAAAGTTAGAATTGATGATATTGATGTACCAAATAAAAAATTATACTATTGGGATTTTGGTGATTCACAAGCAAAAACAATTGATCTTGATTCTGATAATCCTTACTATAAACAATTAACTGGTACTGTTCAGGGTGAAACACTAACTGCATTTTTGACTAAACGATTTCAAAGAATAGGGCCTTCAACTGCTGTAAAGTTTGCAGAGTTTGCAGGTTTCAAACCTGAAAAACGTATGGGATCATTGACTAATGAAGAACTTGTAAAGCTAAGCGATTCATTACAAAAATTTGAGGATTTTCTTTCACCTGATCCTAGCTGTTTAGCTCCCTTGGGGGAAGAACCACTTGAAAAAGGCATGAAGAAATTCTTCAAGCCTGATTTCTGCGCAGTGATTCAGCGTCCCGCATCTGCATATTCTGGCTTTCCCTTTGTTGTGGAGATGGGCATTGCTTATGGCGGTGAAATCAGACCAGGCGGCCCACATGTTTACCGTTATGCAAATAGAATTCCATTACTTTATGATGAAGGAAGCGATGTAGTTCTCAAAGTTGTAAATGATACTGATTGGAGCAGGTATAAAGTCAAAGGTGATCCTCCATTTGTTATCGTATCTCATATTTGTTCAACTAGAATACCTTACAAAACAGTTGGAAAAGAAAATGTTGCAGATAGACAAGAAATTGAACGTGAATTAAGATTGGGTTTGCAATTTCTTTCTAGAAAACTTGCAGCGTATATGTCCAAACGAGGTCAAGCCGAGATGGCAAAAAAGAGAGCAAATCTATATGCAAAGTATCTGCCACTCATTTCGCAATTTTGTACAGAACTTTCCGGAAAGACTAAAGAACCAAATTATAAGAAATTATTAGAAGAGGAGATTACAGTTGACGACCAATAA
- a CDS encoding DNA topoisomerase IV subunit A, with product MTTNKIKDRKQKAKVKQQNIIDALKDHGVKVYGDLDNGQFPKFSIPSRSVSNIVYDKKLRQYILGNSAAVRSSRNSSQLRSFTQLMWLAFFANRLTQEKKSSTLRDVYYSSQAFAIEFEDQSESDNIIVDLEAVLSKPREDFHIFPEERSSIFGDLNIEYTIPGYEGKKMNLSNHPDGYAIGPSLTTAELLDTSAEIVIAIEKGGLFTRFVEEQVDKKFKSIIINTGGQAPRSTRTLLKRLHDELGLPVIILTDGDVYGEHIAMVIKSGSANAAHLRELTVPDAKWVGVWATDIEKFKLPTIPMTESDIKRCYDLQNDPRYQEGIWKKELDVFLKIKRKAELEAFSKYGLTNITDKYLPQKLELAKSL from the coding sequence TTGACGACCAATAAAATTAAAGACCGTAAGCAAAAAGCAAAAGTAAAACAGCAGAATATTATTGATGCCCTAAAAGATCATGGTGTTAAAGTTTATGGTGATTTAGATAATGGACAATTTCCAAAATTTTCAATACCTAGCAGATCAGTCAGTAATATTGTTTATGATAAAAAACTTAGACAATATATCTTAGGAAACTCTGCTGCTGTTAGAAGTTCGAGAAACTCGTCTCAATTAAGATCATTTACACAATTAATGTGGTTGGCATTTTTTGCTAACCGATTAACACAAGAAAAAAAATCATCTACGTTAAGAGATGTGTATTATTCATCTCAAGCATTTGCCATTGAATTTGAAGATCAATCTGAATCTGATAACATTATAGTTGATCTCGAAGCGGTACTGTCAAAACCTCGTGAAGATTTCCATATATTTCCTGAAGAGAGAAGCTCAATTTTTGGAGATTTGAATATAGAGTACACCATTCCTGGATATGAAGGAAAAAAAATGAATCTTTCAAACCATCCTGATGGTTACGCTATTGGTCCTAGCCTTACTACTGCTGAATTATTAGATACAAGTGCTGAAATCGTAATTGCCATTGAGAAAGGCGGTTTATTTACAAGATTTGTTGAAGAACAAGTTGATAAGAAATTCAAATCTATTATCATCAATACTGGAGGACAAGCTCCTCGTTCTACTAGAACTCTTTTAAAAAGACTTCATGATGAATTAGGATTACCAGTAATTATTCTGACAGACGGTGATGTGTATGGAGAACATATTGCAATGGTGATAAAATCTGGTTCAGCAAATGCTGCCCATCTTCGAGAACTCACTGTTCCTGACGCAAAATGGGTAGGCGTATGGGCTACTGATATTGAAAAATTCAAACTTCCTACAATCCCAATGACTGAGTCAGACATTAAACGATGCTATGATTTACAAAATGATCCAAGATATCAAGAAGGTATTTGGAAAAAAGAACTAGATGTATTTCTTAAAATTAAAAGA